A DNA window from Rhizobium sp. NXC14 contains the following coding sequences:
- a CDS encoding enoyl-CoA hydratase yields MAYETLIVETRGTVGLVTLNRPQALNALNSTVLRELKQAYAAFHEDDAVGAIVLTGSERAFAAGADIKEMQSLQFADIYKSDFISGWDDVAKARKPVIAAVSGFALGGGCELAMMCDFIIASETAKFGQPEITLGVIPGMGGSQRLTRAVGKAKAMDLILTGRVMDAAEAERSGLVSRVVAPERLIDEALAAAEKIASLSQPSVMMAKEAVNRAFETTLEEGLRFERRLFHSLFATDDQKEGMAAFIEKRKPAFKHR; encoded by the coding sequence ATGGCTTACGAGACCTTGATCGTCGAAACCCGAGGCACTGTCGGCCTCGTCACGCTGAACCGCCCGCAGGCGCTGAACGCGCTGAACTCCACCGTGCTGAGGGAACTGAAGCAGGCCTATGCCGCTTTCCATGAAGACGATGCCGTCGGTGCGATCGTGCTCACCGGCTCCGAACGCGCCTTTGCCGCCGGCGCCGACATCAAGGAGATGCAGTCGCTTCAGTTCGCCGATATCTATAAGAGTGATTTCATCAGCGGCTGGGATGACGTCGCCAAGGCACGCAAGCCGGTGATTGCTGCCGTCAGCGGTTTTGCCCTCGGCGGTGGCTGCGAACTCGCCATGATGTGCGATTTCATTATCGCCTCGGAGACCGCGAAGTTCGGCCAGCCGGAAATCACCCTTGGCGTCATTCCCGGCATGGGCGGCTCGCAGCGGCTGACGCGCGCCGTCGGCAAGGCGAAGGCCATGGACCTGATCCTGACCGGCCGCGTGATGGATGCGGCCGAGGCGGAACGATCCGGACTCGTTTCGCGTGTGGTGGCGCCCGAGCGTCTCATCGACGAGGCTTTGGCCGCAGCCGAAAAGATCGCCTCGCTTTCACAGCCCTCGGTCATGATGGCCAAGGAGGCGGTCAACCGCGCCTTCGAGACGACGCTGGAGGAAGGGTTGCGGTTCGAACGCCGCCTGTTTCATAGTCTCTTTGCCACGGACGATCAGAAAGAAGGCATGGCCGCCTTCATCGAGAAGCGCAAACCTGCCTTCAAGCACCGTTGA
- the rpsT gene encoding 30S ribosomal protein S20, with product MANTTSAKKATRKIARRTDVNKARRSRVRTFVRQVEEAIASGDADKAKAAFLAAQPELARAASKGVLHSNTASRKVSRLAARVKALSVSTTA from the coding sequence ATGGCCAATACAACTTCGGCGAAAAAAGCGACCCGCAAGATCGCCCGCCGTACCGACGTCAATAAGGCTCGTCGCTCGCGCGTGCGTACTTTCGTTCGCCAGGTCGAAGAGGCCATCGCATCCGGTGACGCCGACAAGGCGAAGGCAGCTTTCCTGGCTGCTCAGCCGGAACTCGCCCGCGCCGCCAGCAAGGGCGTGCTGCACTCCAACACGGCATCGCGCAAGGTCTCTCGCTTGGCCGCTCGTGTGAAGGCTCTGTCGGTCTCCACGACCGCGTAA
- the ubiE gene encoding bifunctional demethylmenaquinone methyltransferase/2-methoxy-6-polyprenyl-1,4-benzoquinol methylase UbiE yields the protein MSESRTSADGGMETSYGFREVPGGEKQGLVNQVFHKVAKRYDIMNDVMSLGMHRAWKDAMISALNPRKEPGYKVLDVAGGTGDIAFRIIEASGRQAHATVLDINGSMLGVGAERAAKKKLSDNLTFIEANAEELPFEAASFDAYTIAFGIRNVPRIDKALSEAYRVLKRGGRLLVLEFSEVDMPLLDKIYDAWSFNAIPQFGKAITGDAEPYQYLVESIRKFPNQENFAAMIRQAGFSRVTYTNYTGGIAALHSGWKL from the coding sequence ATGTCAGAAAGCCGCACTTCCGCCGATGGCGGCATGGAGACCTCCTACGGCTTCCGCGAGGTGCCGGGCGGCGAGAAGCAGGGTCTGGTCAACCAGGTGTTTCACAAGGTCGCCAAACGCTACGACATCATGAACGATGTGATGTCCTTGGGCATGCACCGGGCCTGGAAAGATGCGATGATCTCGGCGCTCAACCCGCGCAAGGAGCCGGGCTACAAGGTGCTCGACGTTGCCGGCGGCACGGGCGACATCGCCTTTCGCATCATCGAGGCCTCTGGTCGGCAGGCACATGCGACGGTGCTCGATATCAACGGCTCGATGCTCGGCGTCGGCGCCGAACGGGCGGCAAAGAAGAAGCTTTCCGACAATCTCACCTTCATCGAGGCGAATGCCGAGGAACTGCCCTTCGAGGCCGCGAGCTTCGACGCCTATACGATCGCCTTCGGCATTCGCAACGTGCCGAGGATCGACAAGGCGCTGTCGGAGGCCTATCGCGTGTTGAAACGCGGCGGACGGCTGCTGGTCCTGGAGTTTTCGGAAGTCGATATGCCGCTTCTCGACAAGATCTATGATGCCTGGTCGTTCAACGCCATTCCGCAATTCGGCAAGGCGATCACCGGCGATGCCGAACCCTACCAGTATCTGGTCGAATCGATCCGCAAGTTTCCGAACCAGGAGAATTTCGCAGCGATGATCCGCCAGGCCGGCTTTTCGCGCGTCACCTATACCAATTATACCGGCGGCATCGCCGCGCTCCATTCCGGCTGGAAGCTCTGA
- the mutM gene encoding bifunctional DNA-formamidopyrimidine glycosylase/DNA-(apurinic or apyrimidinic site) lyase, which yields MPELPEVETVKRGLAPAMEGALIARLELRRRDLRFPFPDALADRVSGRTIIGLGRRAKYLLVDLDDGNTLISHLGMSGSFRIEENSASAMPGQFHHARSKDEKHDHVVFHLQGPGGSCRVIYNDPRRFGFMDMVGRADLAAHPFFRDLGPEPTGNELGAAYLAERFRDKAQPLKSALLDQKNIAGLGNIYVCEALWRAHLSPLRAAGTLVTPGGRPKHELALLVASIRDVIADAIAAGGSSLRDHIQADGSLGYFQHSFSVYDREGEACGTPGCGATVARIVQAGRSTFYCAACQK from the coding sequence ATGCCGGAATTGCCAGAAGTCGAAACGGTCAAGCGCGGCCTGGCGCCGGCGATGGAAGGCGCTCTCATTGCCAGGCTGGAACTGCGGCGCAGGGATCTGCGCTTCCCCTTTCCCGATGCCTTGGCCGACAGGGTTTCCGGCCGCACCATCATCGGCCTTGGTCGCCGTGCCAAATATCTGCTGGTCGATCTCGATGATGGCAACACGCTGATTTCCCATCTCGGCATGTCCGGTTCCTTTCGCATCGAGGAGAACTCCGCCTCCGCCATGCCGGGGCAATTCCACCACGCCCGCTCGAAGGATGAGAAACACGATCACGTCGTTTTTCATCTGCAGGGACCGGGCGGCTCTTGCCGCGTCATCTACAACGACCCGCGCCGTTTCGGCTTCATGGATATGGTCGGACGCGCCGATCTCGCCGCCCATCCCTTCTTCCGCGATCTCGGCCCGGAGCCGACGGGAAACGAACTCGGCGCCGCTTATCTGGCCGAACGTTTTCGCGACAAGGCGCAGCCGCTGAAGAGCGCGCTGCTCGACCAGAAGAACATTGCCGGTCTCGGCAATATTTATGTATGCGAGGCGCTGTGGCGCGCGCATTTGTCGCCGCTGCGTGCTGCCGGCACGCTGGTGACGCCGGGCGGCCGGCCGAAGCATGAGCTCGCCCTGCTGGTCGCCTCGATCCGCGACGTCATCGCCGATGCAATCGCCGCCGGCGGATCGTCGCTGCGAGACCATATCCAGGCCGACGGATCGCTCGGCTATTTCCAGCATTCCTTCTCCGTCTATGATCGCGAAGGTGAGGCTTGCGGCACGCCCGGCTGCGGCGCTACGGTCGCCCGGATCGTGCAGGCGGGCCGCTCCACCTTCTATTGCGCCGCCTGTCAGAAGTAA